From Methylococcus capsulatus:
TGTTGGAGGCGATGATTCGGGCGGGCGTGTTCGATTGTTTCGACCGGAATCGGGCCGCCCTGTTCGCTGCCCTGCCGGACGTGCTGAAGGCGGCGGAGCAGCAAGGAGTCATGAGCGCTGCCGGTCAGGATGACCTGTTCGGAGGCTTTACTGCGGAAAGCCCCTCGGCCTCCGGCACAAGCCGGGTGGTGGCGGAGGTCGAACCCTGGAGCGAAGCGGAACGGCTGGCTCAGGAAAAAGCCACGCTGGGTCTGTATCTCACCGGCCATCCGATCACGCCGCACGAACGCGAACTCGAGCAGATCATCACCAGCCGGCTCGGCCCTCTCATGGGAGAGGGCGAGGGCACCCGGGGGGAGACGCGGGTGGTCGTCGCTGGCCTTATCGTCGATATCCGTACCCGAGTGACCCGCAGCGGTCAGAAAATGGGCTTTCTGTCGCTGGACGACCGTACCGGCCGTATGGAACTGGCCGTCTATACGGAAACCTTCCAGCGCGACGGCCACCATCTTGCCAAGGACGGTCTCATCGTTGCCGAGGGGATCCTGGGATACGACGAATATGCCGGGCAGACCCGCATCACCGCGGAAAGAATATTGAGCATCGAGGAGGCGAGGGCGCATTTTGCCCGCTGTCTCCGGATCGAATGGCCCGCTGCGGAGGCCGACAGTGTTCCTTCTTCATTCCTGGGGGAATTCAGGACGCTGCTCGACCGGTTTGCGGGGGGGAATTGTCCTGTCCATGTTGCCTACCGGGGACGGGGTGCGCAGACCGTGCTCCGTCTTGCTGATCGCTGGCGGGTCCATCCCCGCGACGAGTTGCTGGGGAGCCTGAGGAAATGCATCGGCAGTTCCCGGGTCCAAGTGGTGTACCAGTAATCTGGCAGAGGGAAATCCTCAGGTCCTCAGCCGCCGGATCGCCTCTTTCCTGGTCACGAAGTACAGCTTATTGAATTATAAAGGTAAAGTTGGACGGTAAAGAGGTTGTTTCAAGTTTGTAAAAAAATCTAGACACCGGGAACTTTTCCGCTATACTTCTGCCCAGCCGTCAGGGATGGGGCCTCAGAGAGAGTCGTCAATGAGGAGGAGAGCCCTTCGGGGCAATCGATAATTACAACAATAACGCAACTACCGATGCGCTTCGCAGGTAAACTCGGCGATAGCGTTGAAACAACAACAATAACAAAAAACGCTAAAAAGCCCGCCCTTGGCGGGCTTTCTTATGTCCGCCAGGGAGGGAGAATGAGGCGACCCCAAAAAGCCGCCCAGGAGGAGGAGAACAAAAACCGCGCAATAACCATCACTGGTTGAACTGCACCGCATCGTCCTATTGAACTTAGATAAATTATACCGAATTCGATGCGCATTAGTATCAGAGTTTCTTATGACGTCCATGCTTGACGTTTATTATCGGTAAACAAAGGGGTATTCATCGCCCGTTCTGTATCGCAGGAAGCGCAAACCAAGGTTCGGGCATTCTATGGCGTGTTCGAGATCAAGAGCCATCAGCCCGTGAGTACCGTCCGAATGCTGGACGGAGTCCCGGTCTATCCCCACTCCTCCCTGTCGACGGCTGCGTCCGACAATCTGTCCGTCTGAAGAAAGCCATCGCGCCTGGCCTGCACACCTTGTTTGAATCTGTCCGGCATGCGCTCCACGCTTTCATCGGCTATGGCTTCCAGAAGGTCCATTTCGGCCATGTCCTCGCTGGGGGCCGCCAGATAGCGCTTTTTCAGGCCGCCGTCACCGAACTGGTTGGTGATGGCCAGCATGAGGGCGATGCCGCGTTCCGGGTGGAGGTCCGATGCGTAGTTCTTTATCTTTCCAAGAAACTGGCGGAGCGCGCCTGCGGCGGTTTGGACCTGGGCCCGTTGAAAGGGCAGGTGAAGGGCAGATTTTTCGAAGCGGCCGGTCCAGGGAGCGCGGATGAGATTGAATGCTGGGTCGAGCGCGATACCCGTTCGGGCGTCAACACCGCCGTTGGGTCTGTTCGTGCAGGCGATGAGACCGTCGGCGATGCGGACGCGGGCGGTGGGTGCGTCTTCGCGCGGGTTGGCCGCACCGAGGAGTCGTATGACGTGTTATTCCAGACTCGTGACGAGTGGCGCAGTAGCGGGCGCCGGCGGGGCCGGGTGGGATCCGATCCGTTTCAGCAGTTCCGCGCGGTCGAACCCGTGGCCGGTACAGTCACGCGCAGCCCGTATCTCGGCATGCAGCACGATGTGTTCCGCGTCTGGCGGGAAGCTCCACTATGCCGCTTTCTCCCATATCAGTTCCGCCGTGGCGTCGTATATTTCCTCGGACCAGTTTTCGTCCGGGCCGACGGCGGTTGCGACGCCTATCGTCATGAGGTTGGGATTGAACCCACGGCGATACAGCACCCAAGCGGGGTTGATGACCAGGCCGGCATGATAGGCCGTGTCCGCTTCGTCGGCGTGCTGATGGATCCGGCCGCCAGCAGCCACGAGGTAGTGACAGGATTCGCTGGACCTGGGATTGGCGAACAGAACCTGGGCGGTTTCCATGCCTGAGTAGCCATGGATGACAACGGCCAGAGGTTTATTGCCACGCCAGCTGTGGGTGAAGTTATCGACGCGGCAGCCGATCCATTGTTTGAGCATGGCAGGCTCTCCTATCCCAATATGCCGCGCTCGCCGGTGAGCGGCGGTACGGCCGGCGTATTGCCAGCCGACTGGTCGGCAGATGCCTGAGGGCTCTGCCGCTCGCGCCGCTGCTCGTCATCCTTTACCGCCAGGACGCCGCGAAGCTTGAGCAGATTCTGCAGCGCGGCGTACCAGAAAGGCGCGCCGAGGCTGAGGAGAAACACCGAGAGAATCATGCCGATCGGATTGACCTCACCCCATCGCTCCAGCCATCCCTTGCTGCTGCCGAGGACGTTGATGAGACCGAGGTCTTGCAGATGTTCCAGGTCGGTTCTGACATCGACCCATCCGCCATTGCTGAGTGGAATGGGAACCGGGGACGGTACCGCCGCCACGCCTGCCAGTGCGCTCAGAGCGGCCGCCGGTTTGCCTTTGGGTGCCTCCGGCCGGTCGGGAACGGCTGTCGTGCCGTCTGGGCCTTTCGTGTGCAGAGGGGCACTGCCGGAAGGAGGCGAGGGAATCTTCGATCGGGAGACCGCGCTGGCCTTTTCGGGACCGGCGGCATCATGTGGCCGCTGGTCAAGCTCGAAAGCCTTTTGGACCAGGGTGTTTCGCAGACCTTCGTCGACGGTCAGCCGGTTGATGATGTCGATGGTGTCGAGTTGAACCGCGACGACGATCACGGTCGAACAGGCTACGGTGATC
This genomic window contains:
- a CDS encoding N-acetylmuramoyl-L-alanine amidase; this translates as MLKQWIGCRVDNFTHSWRGNKPLAVVIHGYSGMETAQVLFANPRSSESCHYLVAAGGRIHQHADEADTAYHAGLVINPAWVLYRRGFNPNLMTIGVATAVGPDENWSEEIYDATAELIWEKAA